One segment of Streptomyces bathyalis DNA contains the following:
- a CDS encoding HAD family hydrolase, which translates to MGRYDVVVFDNDGVLVDSEPISNRVLAEYLTELGHPTTFEESVRDYMGSAVHRIHDLVLERSGRRLPDDFDDTFHGRVFSAFRSELKAVEGVHEVLAKLDADGVPYCVASSGSHERIRVALRKTGLYGHFGEGHIFSAEDVGRGKPAPDLFLLAAEKMGVRPERCAVVEDSPLGVQAALAAGMDVYGFASMTPRERLGGATAHFSRMEQLPALLS; encoded by the coding sequence ATGGGCAGGTATGACGTGGTCGTCTTCGACAACGACGGTGTGCTGGTGGACAGCGAGCCGATTTCCAATCGCGTACTCGCCGAGTATCTGACGGAGTTGGGGCATCCGACCACGTTCGAGGAGTCGGTGCGCGACTACATGGGTTCGGCGGTGCACCGCATTCACGACCTGGTGCTGGAGCGGTCGGGGCGGCGGCTTCCGGACGACTTCGACGACACCTTTCACGGCCGCGTGTTCTCCGCGTTCCGGAGCGAGTTGAAGGCCGTGGAGGGTGTGCACGAGGTGCTGGCGAAACTGGACGCGGACGGTGTGCCGTACTGCGTCGCCTCGTCCGGGAGTCATGAGCGCATCAGGGTGGCTCTGCGGAAGACGGGGCTGTACGGGCACTTCGGTGAGGGGCACATCTTCAGCGCGGAGGACGTCGGTCGGGGCAAGCCCGCTCCGGATCTCTTCCTGCTTGCGGCAGAGAAGATGGGTGTGAGGCCCGAGCGGTGCGCTGTCGTCGAGGACAGCCCGCTGGGTGTGCAGGCCGCGCTGGCAGCCGGGATGGACGTCTACGGCTTCGCTTCCATGACGCCCCGCGAGAGGCTCGGCGGGGCGACCGCCCACTTCTCCCGCATGGAGCAGCTGCCGGCGCTGCTCTCCTAA
- a CDS encoding ECF subfamily RNA polymerase sigma factor, BldN family has protein sequence MYPHVGVDASGLATLRSTVVAALGRLRDLVPRAYAPALASAVPVPAGHRYVMAHRAATSAAVGAPAAHAAPAVSAASSGSVGRRTRSSASGSAGTSNARRARPAVSDADGRRMMDLVERAQAGEAEAFGRLYDQYSDTVYRYIYYRVGGKATAEDLTSETFLRALRRIGTFTWQGRDFGAWLVTIARNLVADHFKSSRFRLEVTTGEMLDANEVERSPEDSVLESLSNAALLEAVRRLNPQQQECVTLRFLQGLSVAETARAMGKNEGAIKTLQYRAVRTLARLLPQDAR, from the coding sequence GTGTACCCACACGTCGGGGTTGACGCCTCGGGCCTGGCTACGCTGCGCAGCACGGTCGTTGCGGCACTCGGCCGGCTGCGCGATCTTGTCCCCCGCGCGTATGCCCCCGCCCTCGCATCGGCCGTACCCGTCCCCGCCGGCCACCGCTATGTCATGGCGCACCGCGCCGCCACCAGCGCGGCCGTCGGCGCGCCCGCCGCCCACGCCGCCCCGGCCGTCTCCGCCGCGTCCTCCGGCAGTGTCGGCAGGCGCACCCGCAGCTCCGCATCGGGAAGCGCGGGCACCTCCAACGCCCGGCGCGCCCGTCCAGCGGTCTCGGACGCCGACGGCCGCCGGATGATGGATCTCGTCGAGCGGGCGCAGGCCGGCGAGGCCGAGGCCTTCGGCCGCCTCTACGACCAGTACAGCGACACGGTGTACCGGTACATCTACTACCGCGTGGGCGGCAAGGCGACGGCCGAGGACCTCACGAGTGAGACGTTCCTGCGGGCCCTGCGGCGCATCGGCACCTTCACCTGGCAGGGCCGGGACTTCGGCGCATGGCTGGTCACCATCGCCCGCAATCTCGTCGCCGACCACTTCAAGTCGAGCCGCTTCCGGCTGGAGGTGACCACCGGCGAGATGCTCGACGCCAACGAGGTCGAGCGCAGCCCGGAGGACTCCGTCCTGGAGTCGCTCTCGAACGCCGCCCTGCTCGAGGCCGTACGCAGGCTCAACCCCCAGCAGCAGGAGTGCGTCACGCTCCGCTTCCTCCAGGGCCTGTCGGTCGCCGAGACCGCCCGTGCCATGGGGAAGAACGAGGGCGCCATCAAGACCCTCCAGTACCGGGCTGTCCGCACTCTCGCGCGGCTGCTGCCCCAGGACGCCCGCTGA
- a CDS encoding DUF5667 domain-containing protein codes for MIGSAAASKRAAAFAQALDEHALDEAGADNRTAEVVGSAGITAPVPVPAPAPVRPFQAGDSVATAARAAESSSGEDGDSEPELLLGLAERLRSVPRPALAPDVKTVQRAQLIAAMEAEFASPEARTRQVPAQRDGRGSRKGAHRAPTAGPLSKLRPNSRLGKGLAAGGLGVGVAASALGGVAAASSEALPGDSLYGLKRGMEDLRLDFADDETDRGQVHLDRASARLREARRLMEGARGGAELDDESMGKVRRALAGMRYDAAEGHQLLSSAYERDGRIGPMRSLSSFSSGNRESWAKLQRNLPPQLSDVRDDVSSVFDAMDHDITPIAGLLSGSDKESSRGQGQGGEGRNGHGRTSPGPSSTSSSGVSGDGREAGGSGEPSPTGSDPRAGELIGGGGLLDPSRDADGNPSHPGSDGDSQQDSQVTLPPIVPDVLPGLKKLSENGK; via the coding sequence GTGATCGGGTCCGCAGCCGCGAGCAAGCGGGCTGCCGCCTTCGCACAAGCCCTGGACGAGCACGCGCTCGACGAGGCCGGGGCGGACAACCGGACGGCTGAGGTGGTCGGGAGCGCGGGCATCACTGCACCGGTGCCCGTTCCCGCGCCCGCGCCGGTCCGTCCGTTCCAGGCGGGCGACAGCGTGGCGACCGCCGCACGTGCGGCGGAGAGCTCGTCCGGGGAAGACGGGGACAGCGAGCCCGAGCTGCTGCTGGGTCTGGCGGAGAGGCTCCGCTCAGTGCCCCGGCCGGCGCTGGCGCCCGACGTCAAGACCGTCCAGCGGGCGCAGCTGATCGCCGCCATGGAGGCGGAGTTCGCCTCACCCGAGGCGCGCACCCGTCAGGTGCCGGCACAGCGGGACGGCCGAGGATCCAGGAAGGGCGCCCATCGCGCCCCCACCGCCGGCCCGTTGAGCAAGCTCCGCCCCAACTCCCGTCTCGGCAAGGGGCTTGCCGCCGGCGGGCTCGGCGTCGGAGTCGCCGCGTCCGCGCTCGGCGGCGTCGCCGCGGCGAGCAGCGAGGCCCTGCCCGGCGACTCGCTGTACGGCCTCAAGCGAGGCATGGAGGATCTGCGCCTCGACTTCGCGGACGACGAGACGGACCGCGGCCAGGTGCATCTGGACCGTGCGTCGGCAAGGCTGCGGGAGGCCCGCCGCCTGATGGAAGGGGCCCGCGGCGGCGCCGAGTTGGACGACGAGTCGATGGGCAAGGTCCGCAGGGCCCTCGCCGGGATGCGCTACGACGCGGCCGAGGGACACCAGCTGCTCAGCTCGGCGTACGAGAGGGATGGCCGCATCGGACCGATGCGCTCGCTCTCCTCCTTCAGCTCGGGGAACCGCGAGAGCTGGGCGAAGCTCCAGCGGAACCTCCCCCCGCAACTCTCCGACGTACGCGACGACGTGAGTTCGGTCTTCGACGCCATGGACCACGACATCACCCCGATCGCGGGCCTGCTGTCCGGCTCGGACAAGGAGTCGTCTCGCGGCCAGGGGCAGGGCGGTGAGGGCCGGAACGGTCACGGCCGTACGTCGCCCGGTCCTTCGTCGACGTCCTCGTCCGGTGTCTCGGGGGACGGGCGCGAGGCCGGCGGGAGCGGCGAACCGTCGCCGACCGGCTCGGATCCGCGTGCCGGAGAACTCATCGGCGGTGGCGGCCTCCTGGACCCGTCGAGGGACGCGGACGGGAATCCGTCGCACCCGGGCTCGGACGGCGATTCGCAGCAGGATTCGCAGGTCACACTGCCGCCCATCGTCCCGGATGTGCTGCCGGGGCTGAAGAAGCTCTCGGAGAACGGCAAGTAG
- a CDS encoding acetoin utilization protein AcuC, producing MSGGAQLMWDEAVTGYDFGPGHPMNPVRLALTMRLVEALGLDAHKDLKVTSAKAAGDSTLRLVHRQDYIDAVRQISDDPASATGEFGVGTPDDPAFAGMHEASSLIAGQSVAAADAVWRGEVKHGVNFAGGLHHAMHASASGFCIYNDAALAIARLLENGAERVAYVDVDVHHGDGVQDAFWNDPRVLTISLHEHPRMLFPGTGWPEESGGPDAEGGAVNVALPAGTGDEGWLRALHGVVPDLLREFRPQALVTQHGADTHFEDPLAHLAVSVDAHRIAAESLHGWAHEYADGRWVALGGGGYAVFDVVPRTWTHLVAIAAGAPVPPETEVPESWRELVYARTGSPAAPQRMTDGRDPECRRWAETGYDPADALDRAVYATRKAVFPAHGLMP from the coding sequence ATGAGTGGCGGCGCACAGTTGATGTGGGACGAGGCAGTCACCGGTTACGACTTCGGGCCGGGACACCCGATGAATCCGGTCCGGTTGGCGCTGACGATGCGGCTGGTCGAGGCGCTCGGTCTTGACGCGCACAAGGACCTGAAGGTGACCTCCGCGAAGGCGGCCGGGGATTCCACGCTGCGGCTCGTACACAGACAGGATTACATCGACGCGGTGCGGCAGATCTCCGACGATCCGGCCTCGGCGACGGGCGAGTTCGGCGTCGGTACGCCGGACGATCCCGCGTTCGCCGGCATGCACGAGGCCTCTTCGCTGATCGCGGGCCAGTCCGTGGCGGCCGCCGACGCCGTGTGGCGCGGGGAAGTGAAGCACGGGGTCAACTTCGCAGGCGGGCTGCACCATGCGATGCACGCGTCCGCATCCGGGTTCTGCATCTACAACGACGCGGCGCTGGCCATCGCGCGGCTCCTGGAGAACGGGGCGGAGCGCGTCGCGTACGTCGACGTGGACGTGCACCACGGGGACGGCGTCCAGGACGCATTCTGGAACGACCCCCGCGTGCTGACGATCTCTCTGCACGAGCACCCGCGGATGCTGTTCCCCGGCACCGGCTGGCCCGAGGAGAGCGGCGGCCCTGACGCCGAGGGCGGAGCGGTGAACGTGGCGCTTCCGGCCGGCACCGGCGACGAGGGCTGGCTGCGGGCGCTGCACGGTGTGGTGCCCGACCTCCTCCGCGAATTCCGGCCACAGGCTCTCGTCACACAGCACGGCGCGGACACGCACTTCGAGGATCCCCTGGCTCATCTGGCCGTCAGCGTGGACGCCCACCGCATCGCCGCCGAATCGCTCCACGGCTGGGCGCACGAGTACGCGGACGGGCGCTGGGTGGCTCTGGGCGGCGGCGGCTACGCCGTGTTCGACGTCGTGCCGCGCACATGGACGCATCTTGTGGCGATCGCCGCGGGTGCGCCCGTGCCGCCGGAGACCGAAGTCCCGGAGTCCTGGCGGGAGTTGGTGTACGCGCGCACGGGCAGCCCCGCGGCGCCGCAGCGGATGACGGACGGGCGCGACCCGGAGTGCCGCAGGTGGGCGGAGACGGGCTACGACCCTGCCGACGCGCTCGACCGGGCGGTGTACGCGACGAGGAAGGCCGTCTTCCCGGCGCACGGGCTGATGCCGTAG
- a CDS encoding lysophospholipid acyltransferase family protein: protein MADAKVIPFGSPDDGHERRGGYQRHEARGERHLRTGNTGTGGSDSGGDGHDAASGGGAEAQDAAQAEGGWERKAAQALAFLRRRVTGEYEVDDFGYDPELTDQVLMSLLRPMYEKYFRVEVRGVENIPDEGSALIVSNHSGTLPLDGLMMQVAVHDNHPAGRHLRLLAADLVFMLPVVNALARKAGHTLACSEDASALLARGEVVGVMPEGFKGLGKPFSERYKLQRFGRGGFVSTALRAGAPIVPCSVVGAEEIFPMVGNAKTLARLLGFPYFPVTPTFPWLGPLGALPLPTKWTIQFGEPIPTDGYPAGSAEDPMLMFNLTDQIRETIQHTLYKLLVQRRSVFF from the coding sequence GTGGCTGATGCGAAGGTCATCCCGTTCGGGTCTCCTGACGACGGGCACGAGCGGCGCGGCGGGTACCAACGGCACGAGGCGCGCGGGGAGCGGCATCTGCGCACGGGAAACACGGGCACGGGCGGCAGCGACTCCGGTGGAGACGGCCACGATGCGGCGTCCGGCGGTGGCGCGGAGGCGCAGGACGCGGCCCAGGCGGAGGGCGGCTGGGAGCGGAAGGCCGCACAGGCGCTGGCCTTCCTGCGCAGGCGCGTCACGGGCGAGTACGAGGTCGACGACTTCGGCTACGACCCCGAACTGACCGACCAGGTGCTGATGTCGCTGCTGCGGCCCATGTACGAGAAGTACTTCAGGGTCGAGGTGCGCGGTGTCGAGAACATTCCCGACGAGGGCTCGGCGCTCATCGTCTCCAACCATTCGGGCACGCTGCCGCTCGACGGTCTGATGATGCAGGTCGCCGTCCACGACAACCATCCGGCCGGCCGCCATCTGCGCCTGCTCGCGGCGGACCTCGTCTTCATGCTGCCCGTCGTCAACGCGCTCGCGCGCAAGGCAGGGCACACGCTTGCCTGTTCGGAGGACGCCTCGGCGCTGCTGGCAAGGGGCGAGGTCGTGGGGGTCATGCCGGAAGGGTTCAAGGGGCTCGGCAAGCCGTTCTCGGAGCGCTACAAGCTGCAGCGGTTCGGGCGTGGCGGCTTCGTGTCGACCGCGCTGCGCGCCGGGGCGCCGATCGTGCCGTGCTCGGTCGTCGGGGCCGAGGAGATATTCCCGATGGTCGGCAACGCCAAGACGCTCGCAAGGCTGCTGGGTTTCCCGTACTTTCCGGTGACGCCGACGTTCCCCTGGCTCGGGCCGCTGGGAGCTCTGCCGCTGCCGACGAAGTGGACCATCCAGTTCGGTGAGCCGATCCCGACGGACGGCTACCCGGCCGGATCGGCCGAGGACCCCATGCTGATGTTCAACCTCACGGACCAGATACGCGAGACCATCCAGCACACGCTCTACAAGCTGCTGGTGCAGCGCCGGTCGGTGTTCTTCTAG
- a CDS encoding 30S ribosomal protein bS22: MGSVIKKRRKRMAKKKHRKLLKRTRVQRRNKK; the protein is encoded by the coding sequence GTGGGCTCAGTAATCAAGAAGCGGCGTAAGCGGATGGCCAAGAAGAAGCACCGCAAGCTCCTGAAGCGCACGCGAGTTCAGCGTCGCAACAAGAAGTGA
- a CDS encoding phosphatase, producing the protein MGGVLSIGGSEAGKVGADNGPPGASQLRAHLLDSRLAGTTATSREKSLRRYRLFAARDPRALIGLEPEREWPVPALLALMAETCGVSGDAATVTGHDTIDPERTIAALDAFADRLRSAAERRVPVLLGTGHPARLLGFYATLASALSSAGCTLLTSATGRRIDITTRFGVRTLTLGYARGVALIHEPGVRPAVDAPGVHTHSPLPLRTVLSAAMADGGPLPGLVIGDHGWVCAAGQLGIEAIGPADTDDPAPFVGQAEGRVSVAVPVDDAARSDSYRPLAHYVLNRACLSQ; encoded by the coding sequence ATGGGCGGTGTGCTGAGCATCGGCGGATCAGAGGCGGGGAAGGTCGGGGCGGACAACGGTCCGCCCGGCGCGAGCCAACTGCGTGCGCATCTCCTCGATTCCCGCCTTGCCGGCACGACGGCCACCAGCCGGGAGAAGAGTCTGCGCCGGTACCGGCTCTTCGCCGCTCGTGACCCGCGCGCGCTGATCGGGCTCGAACCGGAACGCGAGTGGCCCGTACCGGCGTTGCTGGCACTTATGGCTGAAACCTGTGGTGTGTCGGGCGACGCGGCTACTGTCACGGGTCACGACACCATCGATCCCGAGCGCACCATCGCCGCGCTGGACGCCTTCGCCGACCGGCTGCGAAGTGCGGCTGAGCGGCGGGTTCCCGTGTTGCTGGGGACGGGGCATCCGGCGCGTCTTCTGGGCTTCTACGCAACATTGGCCTCAGCTCTATCGTCGGCCGGATGCACTCTCCTCACATCAGCGACGGGGAGACGTATCGACATAACGACCCGGTTCGGCGTACGCACTCTCACCCTCGGCTACGCACGGGGTGTTGCACTGATACACGAACCCGGCGTGCGCCCGGCAGTTGATGCGCCTGGTGTGCACACGCATTCGCCGTTGCCGCTGCGGACCGTGCTTTCCGCCGCGATGGCGGACGGTGGACCGCTGCCGGGTCTGGTCATCGGGGACCACGGATGGGTCTGCGCAGCAGGTCAGTTGGGTATTGAGGCCATCGGGCCCGCAGATACGGATGATCCGGCGCCGTTCGTGGGTCAGGCCGAGGGGAGGGTGTCAGTTGCGGTACCTGTCGATGACGCTGCGCGGTCCGACAGCTACCGTCCGCTGGCGCACTATGTACTCAATCGAGCGTGTCTGTCACAGTAG
- a CDS encoding NAD-dependent epimerase/dehydratase family protein — protein sequence MGRVVLVTGVARQLGGHFVRRVQREPDVDRVVGVDITEPVHHLGGAEFVLADIRQPDIAGVLAQHGVDTVVHMDVHGSPPSVPGTVGRSSVKEVNVIGTMQLLGACQKAPTVRRLVVKSTTSVYGGAPRDPAVFDESTPAKSLPSGGFAKDAVEVEGYVRGFARRRPDVSVTVLRFAHVLGPSVDSPLAAYFALPVLPTVLGYDPRLQFVHEDDAVEVLRLAAREPRRGTLSAGTFNIAGDGTLLLSQCARRLGRPTVPMLLPAIRWGRSLLQSVGATDFSPEQVRLLTHGRVVRTAQMREVLGFEPRFTTGETLAAFARSRGPGLMPPEALARTVDRVAAMLEPPEVGAQDEEVGRRG from the coding sequence TTGGGCAGGGTCGTACTCGTCACCGGCGTGGCCCGGCAGCTGGGCGGCCATTTCGTGCGCCGTGTCCAACGTGAACCCGATGTGGACCGGGTCGTCGGCGTCGACATCACGGAGCCCGTGCACCACTTGGGCGGCGCCGAGTTCGTCCTGGCGGACATCCGGCAGCCCGACATCGCCGGAGTGCTGGCGCAGCACGGCGTGGACACCGTCGTCCACATGGATGTGCACGGCTCGCCGCCGTCGGTGCCGGGGACGGTCGGCCGCAGCTCGGTCAAGGAAGTCAACGTCATAGGCACCATGCAGCTGCTCGGCGCGTGCCAGAAGGCGCCGACGGTGCGCCGGCTGGTCGTGAAGTCGACGACGAGCGTGTACGGAGGCGCACCGCGCGACCCGGCCGTCTTCGACGAGTCCACTCCGGCCAAGTCGCTGCCCAGCGGCGGCTTCGCGAAGGACGCCGTCGAGGTCGAGGGGTATGTGCGCGGCTTCGCGCGGCGCCGGCCCGACGTGTCCGTCACGGTGCTGCGGTTCGCACATGTGCTGGGTCCGTCCGTGGACTCACCTCTCGCGGCGTACTTCGCGCTACCGGTGCTGCCGACCGTCCTCGGCTACGACCCCCGGCTCCAGTTCGTGCACGAGGACGACGCCGTCGAGGTGCTGCGCCTGGCGGCCCGCGAGCCCCGGCGGGGCACGCTCAGCGCGGGTACGTTCAACATCGCCGGGGACGGCACTCTGTTGCTCTCCCAGTGCGCACGCAGGCTCGGGCGGCCGACGGTGCCGATGCTGCTTCCCGCGATCCGCTGGGGCAGGTCGCTGCTGCAGTCGGTCGGGGCGACGGATTTCTCGCCGGAGCAGGTGCGGCTGCTGACGCACGGACGTGTCGTACGTACGGCACAGATGCGTGAAGTCCTCGGATTCGAGCCGCGGTTCACGACGGGCGAGACGCTGGCGGCCTTCGCGCGCAGCCGCGGTCCGGGGCTGATGCCGCCGGAGGCCTTGGCCCGTACGGTCGACAGGGTGGCTGCGATGCTGGAGCCACCAGAGGTAGGAGCGCAGGACGAGGAGGTCGGCCGGCGTGGCTGA
- a CDS encoding helix-turn-helix domain-containing protein — MAAGKGPLNEVNFLTVAEVASVMRVSKMTVYRLVHSGHLPAIRVGRSFRVPEQAVHEYLQESYVGVETA, encoded by the coding sequence ATGGCTGCTGGCAAGGGACCTCTCAACGAGGTCAACTTTCTGACCGTGGCGGAGGTCGCCTCGGTGATGCGAGTGTCCAAGATGACCGTGTACCGGCTGGTGCACAGCGGTCATCTGCCGGCGATCCGGGTGGGCAGGTCCTTCCGGGTCCCAGAGCAGGCCGTCCATGAATACCTCCAGGAATCCTATGTGGGGGTGGAAACGGCCTGA